Genomic window (Gelria sp. Kuro-4):
ACCGGCATTGTCTTTGAGCTGGGAGCCATCGGGCTGGTGCAGCGGGCCATTCCGGCCGCCGGGCCGGCCGACCTGGAGGAGGCCCTGGCGCTGGCCACGGCGCGTGCCGCTCAAGCCGGGCTCACCGAGGCCCACTCAGACGACTTAGGCTCGGCCGGCGGCTTTGCGCGCGCTGCGGCGGCCTACACCGCCCTGGCCGAGGGCGGCAGACTCCCCCTGCGCATCCGGATGGCGCTCCTCGTGGGCTCCCTGGGGGAACTGAAGGACGTGCTGGCGGCGGCGCAGGACTGGCAGTCCCCTTCGGAGCTGATCAGCCTGGGACCCATCAAGATCGTCTCTGACGGCTCTCTAGGAGCCCGCACGGCAGCGCTGGAGGAGCCGTACAGCGATGCGCCGGGCGAGCGGGGGTTGATGAATTTCGCCGCGGAAGAGCTTAGAGAAATGGTGACCCTGGCGCATCGGGCCGGCTTTCAGGTGGCTGTCCACGTGATCGGCGACCGGGCGGCGCGCCTGGCGCTCGAGGCCGTTGAAGCGGCCCAGGCCAGGTACCCGCGACCGGACGCGCGCCATCGCCTGGTGCACTGCCAGATCATGAACCCCGCCCTTTGGGAGAAGATGCGGGCGCTGGGCGTAGCCGGGGACGTGCAGCCGCGCTTCGTCGCCTCCGACTGGCCCATGGTGGAAAGCCGGGTGGGGAAGGAGCGGGCGCGCACCAGCTACGCCTGGAAGTCCATGCTGGCGAGGGGTCTACACCTGGCCGGCGGCTCCGACTGCCCGGTGGAACCGCTCGACCCGCTTCTTGGCCTGCACGCCGCCATCGCCCGCACCGACCCGGCCGGGAACCCGGCGGGCGGCTGGCAGCCTGCGGAGAAGCTGGCGCCCCTTACGGCCCTCGGCCTCTTCACTGAGGGTGCGGCCTACGTGGCCCGCGCCGAGGGCGAGCGCGGCCGCCTCGCCCCCGGCTACCTGGCCGACCTCACCGCCTTCGCCGGCGACTACCTGGCCGCCCCGGAAGAAACCGCCCTGGCCAACGACGTGCGCCTCACCATCTCTGCCGGGCGGGTGGTGTACCGGCGGTCTTAGGAGCGCGTTCCGGCAGATTCCTAAGAAACCCCTTGGCCGGGAAACGGTTCTCCCGTTTTCGGTGTTGGACTTCCCGGTTTCCTCCAAGCGTAAGGACCTGCCCCCACTGCGGGACAGGTCCTCGGCTTTTCTTCTTGGACTGCAGGCACAGGCGCCGGTGAAGTACGGCTGCTTGACCCGCGCCTGTGCCTGGCGTAAACGATACGGGGTGAAGGTTGGAACTGCAAAGGAAGGCCTATTTCTTGGCTTGGCTCAAAGCGTTCTGGACAGCTTCTTTGATCCCGTTGCTGGTGTACGTGGCCCCGCTCACCGCTTCCACATCGGTGGATTGTTTCTCAACAATGAGCTGAGGAATCTTGGCGATGGCGGAATCGCTGATGCCCGGTGTTTCTTGGTGCTGGGTGACGTCCACGGCCGTGATTCTACCCTTCTCGACCTTTACTGTAACGGCGATCGGGCCGCCCATTCCTTTACCGCTGCCGCTGTAGGTGCCGTCTTTCCACTTCGCTGCCGGAGCGCAACCGGAAGTGATCAACATTAGGACCAATGCCGAACTTACTGCCGCTGCTAATCTTTTCATTGCTTTGATTCCCACCCTTTTACTCTTTTGCCGCATTGGTTCCCGCGACCTTGCCGGTGACGGCCGCATGTGTCAGTGAATCACCGCCGATGTAGCCGTAGGCCCGGTAACCGCCGGTCGTTTCACCCACAGCATAGAGGCCCGGAATAACAGAGCCGTCCTTATTCAGTACCTGGCAGGCGGCATTGATCTTAAGGCCGCCCGGGGTCATGATCGTACCTGTCTTGACCTTGATGAAGTAGAAAGGAGCCGTTTTTAGTTCCTCAACGAAGATTTCCCGCCCGAACCGATCCGGCTGTTCCTTTCTGACCGCCTTATTATACTCTGCAACGGTGGCCTTCAGGTTGTCAGCGGGAACGCCCATTTTCTCGGCCAGTTCGTCCAAGGTTGCGGCCTCGGTGACCATGCCCTTCTTGATGTATTCCGGT
Coding sequences:
- a CDS encoding amidohydrolase — translated: MAGSAPLLMEADLVLRGGRVLTLVPEQPEVEAVAVRGNRVLAVGTESELKAYLGPQTEVIDAQGLTVVPGLTDTHLHLLHYGFALNQVDLGGVRSVGELRRRVADFVAQRKIKPGRWVLGRGWDQNLLAEGRLPRKEDLDGIAPENPMLLSRICGHAALLNRRGLEAAGLTAATPDPEGGRLQRGEGGELTGIVFELGAIGLVQRAIPAAGPADLEEALALATARAAQAGLTEAHSDDLGSAGGFARAAAAYTALAEGGRLPLRIRMALLVGSLGELKDVLAAAQDWQSPSELISLGPIKIVSDGSLGARTAALEEPYSDAPGERGLMNFAAEELREMVTLAHRAGFQVAVHVIGDRAARLALEAVEAAQARYPRPDARHRLVHCQIMNPALWEKMRALGVAGDVQPRFVASDWPMVESRVGKERARTSYAWKSMLARGLHLAGGSDCPVEPLDPLLGLHAAIARTDPAGNPAGGWQPAEKLAPLTALGLFTEGAAYVARAEGERGRLAPGYLADLTAFAGDYLAAPEETALANDVRLTISAGRVVYRRS
- a CDS encoding FMN-binding protein, with product MKRLAAAVSSALVLMLITSGCAPAAKWKDGTYSGSGKGMGGPIAVTVKVEKGRITAVDVTQHQETPGISDSAIAKIPQLIVEKQSTDVEAVSGATYTSNGIKEAVQNALSQAKK